From the genome of Turicibacter faecis, one region includes:
- a CDS encoding PfkB family carbohydrate kinase, giving the protein MFQIEVVLNSITHAKDLVSIAEGTPCEVWLHCHRYVVNAKSLLGVLSLPFMEEAKLSLETEDQQVIDEVLKRLSTFHLLKDESAINDKAYDLVALGEILIDFTQEGVTASGQKIFVQHAGGAPANVLVAASKLGSKTAFLGKVGTDAHGRFLKTTLEAEGVETKGLILDSNFFTTLAFVELDESGERTFSFARKPGADTQIQKEELPLEILKQSRIFHVGSLSLTHQPSYETTFYAVKYAKEHGAMISYDPNYRASLWESEEIAKEVMRQMIPYTDIMKISEVEMELLTDQSTPEAAATCLINQGVQIVLITLGKDGAYLYTEEGGQLIPGYLSHVIDTTGAGDAFLGGFLHSLSQHPILMSQLSLKGLTSHVRLANAVASLCVEQMGAIPAMPLKESVCKRFIGFA; this is encoded by the coding sequence GTGTTTCAAATTGAGGTTGTTTTAAATAGTATCACGCATGCGAAAGATTTAGTTTCAATTGCAGAAGGAACACCGTGTGAGGTTTGGCTTCATTGTCATCGTTACGTGGTTAATGCAAAATCATTACTAGGAGTGCTGAGTTTACCTTTTATGGAAGAGGCGAAATTATCACTTGAAACAGAGGATCAACAGGTGATTGATGAGGTTTTAAAAAGATTAAGCACTTTTCATTTACTAAAAGATGAAAGCGCTATTAACGATAAGGCGTATGATTTAGTGGCGCTTGGGGAAATTTTGATTGATTTTACACAAGAGGGTGTCACGGCATCCGGCCAAAAAATATTTGTTCAACATGCTGGAGGAGCTCCTGCTAATGTTTTAGTCGCTGCTAGCAAACTGGGATCAAAAACGGCATTTTTAGGAAAGGTGGGTACAGATGCTCACGGTAGGTTTTTGAAAACAACACTAGAAGCGGAAGGAGTGGAGACTAAGGGACTCATTCTTGATTCAAATTTCTTTACGACGCTCGCCTTTGTAGAATTAGATGAAAGCGGGGAGCGAACCTTTTCATTTGCTAGAAAGCCGGGGGCGGATACCCAAATTCAAAAAGAGGAACTTCCATTAGAAATTTTAAAACAGAGTCGCATCTTTCATGTAGGATCGCTGTCTCTTACGCATCAACCGAGCTATGAGACGACGTTTTACGCGGTTAAATATGCAAAGGAACATGGGGCGATGATTTCCTATGACCCAAATTATCGGGCGTCCTTATGGGAGAGTGAAGAAATCGCGAAAGAGGTCATGCGCCAGATGATTCCTTATACGGATATTATGAAAATCTCGGAGGTTGAGATGGAGCTTTTAACGGATCAATCGACTCCAGAGGCTGCTGCCACGTGTTTAATTAATCAAGGGGTTCAAATCGTATTGATTACACTCGGAAAGGATGGCGCGTATCTTTATACGGAAGAAGGCGGGCAGTTGATTCCAGGGTATTTAAGCCATGTCATCGATACAACGGGAGCGGGAGATGCCTTTCTAGGCGGCTTTTTACATAGTCTTTCACAACACCCTATTTTGATGTCACAACTATCTTTAAAGGGATTAACGTCTCACGTCAGACTTGCAAATGCGGTGGCAAGCTTATGTGTTGAACAAATGGGGGCGATTCCAGCGATGCCTCTTAAAGAATCAGTTTGTAAACGTTTTATTGGATTTGCGTAG
- a CDS encoding GntP family permease, whose product MSPAFIADPQRLVIAALCGVLLLLVLIVKFKLHPFISLLISAFVIGLGSGLPVPMLVSAVEEGAGQTLQGIILLIGLGSMFGGILEVSGGAQAVAQALIKKFGEKRAGLALGLTGLVVGITVFFEAGVVILIPLAFGLVKKTKRSTLYYVIPLLAGLASAFAFIPPSAGSVLVANLLGVDLGIMIVVGVIVGLMALLVGGIFFSRFIGHRLHTALPTNVLEVEEIDENQLPSFKLVATIILIPLLLILASTVSVYLEGLRPIRPILEFLGTPFVALVIAVLSAVYLLGIKQGYNAEQVRKILERSLRPTGQILLVITGGGIISFILQACGVGELVGGLLESSGLPYVLAAFLIAGFIRFSVGAAVVAMTMAAGIMASMPAVLELSPLYLAAMVCAINGGATAFSHFNDSGFWLVSSLLEIDEKTTLKSWTVMETLIGVTGLVCALVISMFA is encoded by the coding sequence TTTGTTATTACTCGTTTTAATTGTTAAATTTAAGCTTCATCCGTTTATTTCGCTCCTTATTTCCGCGTTTGTTATAGGACTTGGAAGCGGTCTTCCTGTCCCAATGCTTGTGTCTGCTGTTGAAGAGGGAGCGGGACAAACGTTACAGGGGATTATCTTACTGATTGGACTGGGATCTATGTTCGGGGGAATATTAGAGGTCTCAGGTGGGGCCCAGGCAGTAGCCCAAGCCTTAATCAAAAAATTCGGTGAAAAAAGAGCGGGACTTGCTCTTGGGTTAACAGGGTTAGTCGTAGGGATTACCGTATTCTTTGAAGCAGGTGTCGTTATTTTAATTCCACTGGCTTTTGGGTTGGTGAAAAAGACGAAACGATCAACGCTTTATTATGTGATTCCGTTACTGGCCGGATTGGCCTCAGCCTTTGCGTTTATTCCACCTTCTGCGGGTTCAGTGCTAGTCGCTAATCTTTTAGGGGTTGACCTAGGGATTATGATCGTCGTTGGTGTGATTGTCGGGCTAATGGCCTTACTTGTGGGAGGAATCTTTTTCTCACGCTTTATTGGTCATCGCCTGCATACCGCTTTACCGACCAATGTGTTGGAAGTAGAGGAAATTGATGAAAATCAACTTCCATCTTTTAAGCTAGTGGCAACTATTATTCTCATCCCACTTCTTTTAATTCTAGCGAGTACTGTATCGGTTTATCTTGAGGGGCTTCGCCCGATTCGACCGATTCTTGAGTTTTTAGGGACGCCGTTTGTGGCATTAGTGATAGCCGTATTAAGTGCCGTTTATCTTTTAGGGATTAAACAAGGGTATAATGCGGAACAAGTGCGAAAGATTTTAGAGCGCTCTTTACGGCCAACTGGACAAATTTTACTTGTCATTACAGGTGGAGGTATAATTAGCTTTATTTTACAAGCTTGCGGCGTAGGAGAACTTGTGGGTGGCCTATTAGAAAGTAGTGGCTTACCTTATGTTTTAGCAGCTTTCCTCATTGCTGGATTTATTCGTTTTTCTGTCGGAGCTGCGGTTGTGGCGATGACGATGGCTGCTGGAATTATGGCATCGATGCCTGCTGTGCTGGAATTATCACCCCTTTATTTAGCCGCCATGGTTTGTGCGATTAATGGGGGAGCGACGGCCTTTAGTCACTTTAATGATTCAGGATTTTGGTTGGTGAGCTCACTTTTAGAAATCGATGAAAAAACAACATTAAAATCATGGACAGTTATGGAAACATTAATTGGAGTGACAGGGTTGGTTTGTGCCCTTGTGATTTCGATGTTTGCTTAA